The Pseudomonadota bacterium genomic sequence AGCATCGATGCAGACAGCGGCTGACGGGCTGAATAGAGAGCGCTCTCGCCGTTCCCCAAAACAAGACTGCTCCAAACAAATTGCCAAGAAACCATGCGCAGCTGCCTGGCGTGCAATGTCTGCTCCATAATGAATTTTAATAGGATCGGCTGGCATTCGTTCTTCACCCCAAGACAAATGCATGCCTGAATTTGTGCCTTGAAGACAGATCATGACAGGTGTTTTACGATCAGAATCAAAGCTTGGGTCCCAAACCATCCTCACTGGCAAATCCAGCCCGTCTCTAACTTTTAAATAAAGGCTACGGTGCTTAAATCCGTCTCGGTTAGCACAGTCTTTTAGATGATTTACTCGCGGTGGACCACCAAATCGACCATACCCAGAAAGCTCGATTAGTTTAGCTCGCACTTGATTTTGCCACTCTTTGGCATCAGCGATTTTTGTACGCTCCCAATCTAGAACCATTTCGGCACCCACGCCGCTTCCTCGATGACAGTCCGAGGGGCTTAGTGCAACACAGCTTGGAGCCACTGGATATGGGTTATATTCAAAGCCTAGCACGCGTAACATGCGGCGATATAGGGAAATCCTGCGTGCCCTAAGCTCTACTTTAAACCGAGCTCTATTCATATAATTTGTTTATATCCACTATACTTTAATCTTTCTGGCTAATATTGGAATATTCCGTATTAACTGTTCAGCCATTTTGTAAGGTTTCTCGCGCAAATCTGCATTAAAAATAAGGTCTGGACTTACTGGAATATGCCACTCAATATCCACTCCAACAACGTTGCTTTCTTTGCCTTTTTTAGCAGCAGCGTAGAGGCCTTTAACATCCTGCTCGATAATAAAATTCATGGAAGCATCAAGGTATACTTCAAAATAATCATCGAAGTTTTCGCGATTCCACAACAATAGTTCTGGATTATTGTAGAGTACGCCGACAACTACAATACAACCTTGTTGTGACAAAAGCTGCGCCATACTTTGGAGCCTTTTAACTTGAAGAATTCGATCTTCCTCTTTGTATGACAAATTATGTCCAAAAGCCTCGCGCACCTCATCACCGTCTAAAAGCACTAGCGCCGGCAAATGGGGCTTTGCCAAGTCCCAAAATGCTTTACATAAGGTAGTCTTACCTGCGCCGGATAACCCTGTGACCCAAATCACCATATCAAATTTCCAAAAAATTGCATTAATTCAACACTTTGTCATCTAGCAGACGCAAACTTATTTGAATAAGCTTGTTCTGGCTGGGAATAATCCCGCATCGCTAGAATATCGGCTCTCTCTTTTTCCAAATATGATCTTAACTGGGATATTACCTCTGCATACTTTGGATCTTTTGACAAATCTAACAACTCGTCTGGATCAGACCGTTTATCAAATAGACCTAATATTTTAAGCTGCGATCCTATAAGAACTAACATCATGCGATAGCAGTGCGTAGTAACTGTAAAATACAGATCACGGTTTTCTAGATCGGCATTCCCTGAACCTGCACTTTCTGTGATTACAGCTTCACATCCACCATCAAAGGCCGATATCCCCTTAAAACTTTCATGAGCAGTTATGCCAAGGGCATCTAAGTACGTAGCGGTTATTCCCATACTATCCACTAACCCAATGTTTTTTGGAAGCGCCCCGCACCCAGACATAATAAGAGGAATATCTATATCTTCAAAATGCGTTCGAAGTGCTACGTTACCTCTCTTGCGCGGGCTACCTGCGTAAAAGTTTCCGTGGTCACCGGTAATCACTATTACGGTGTCATCAAAGCGTTCTACGCTACGCAAAGCATCAATTAATCTGCCAATTTCACGATCAATCAACATAAGTGCAGTGTCATAACTAGCTCGTCGTTTCGTTTTCCCTTTCATCCTCAGCCAAACCCATCTAGGCCATGTGATTAAACGCTTTAAAATATGGGACGGGCGAGACAAGGAACGGCAATCATGCAGATCCATTAGGTGGAGGTGGACTGACCAAGGTCCGTCGTTTCTCGTAATAAAATCAGACAATGGACCCATCACTTCATCAGCTTTGGTTTCGAACTGCGCCAAAAATAACAATGGAAAATTATATTTGGCAAAAAACCTCTCTGATCGCCATCGAACAGCCTCTAACACCCTCCAAAATCGGTAACCGAAACCTGGCTTCTCCAGTCCCAGATACCGCCAATATAATACAGGGGGAATGGTCATCATCTTTTCAATAACTGTGTCAGCCGAATGCTCAAAAAGGTTTATTTCTGCTCGACATCCGGCAGCTACCCTTTCATTTATCTTTCTCAGTCTTGATGACCACGTAATGCCTCGGCCACCTTCCGAAATACTGGCCACCCTCCGCAATAAAAATACAAACTCATTTTGAAGCAGGCTAACTATCTCGCGTTTCGATAGATCGCCATTTTTCCATCTCTTCAAT encodes the following:
- a CDS encoding adenylyl-sulfate kinase, which encodes MVIWVTGLSGAGKTTLCKAFWDLAKPHLPALVLLDGDEVREAFGHNLSYKEEDRILQVKRLQSMAQLLSQQGCIVVVGVLYNNPELLLWNRENFDDYFEVYLDASMNFIIEQDVKGLYAAAKKGKESNVVGVDIEWHIPVSPDLIFNADLREKPYKMAEQLIRNIPILARKIKV
- a CDS encoding alpha/beta hydrolase family protein — encoded protein: MNRARFKVELRARRISLYRRMLRVLGFEYNPYPVAPSCVALSPSDCHRGSGVGAEMVLDWERTKIADAKEWQNQVRAKLIELSGYGRFGGPPRVNHLKDCANRDGFKHRSLYLKVRDGLDLPVRMVWDPSFDSDRKTPVMICLQGTNSGMHLSWGEERMPADPIKIHYGADIARQAAAHGFLAICLEQSCFGERRERSLFSPSAAVCIDAANHALLLGRSLVGERASDVSSLINWLVEGAPGMAIDPERIYIVGSSSGGTTALYASAMDERIAGVIASGCIGFIRKTLLTRGDPEGQNVVPGILRWFELDAVVALVAPRPFITVSGDRDHIWPFGGAQKVVESARNVYASFGADDRLVAIRAEGGHGFYPNLTWPAFARLLITANHELPKALRKAASF
- a CDS encoding sulfatase-like hydrolase/transferase, whose protein sequence is MKKSVTGYNRAKRQAKQKNGIFLVIDGLRYDVISDLEHARKVTPNLAYLAEQGNVSWAVANAQATQFVLPALFSLTYPLDHGGYNNGIRYRPRSYAEQLSDAGYSTQMMASCNVLGITHGYDRGFSDMHTAMDSRVILAHLIGRNLQYELKRWKNGDLSKREIVSLLQNEFVFLLRRVASISEGGRGITWSSRLRKINERVAAGCRAEINLFEHSADTVIEKMMTIPPVLYWRYLGLEKPGFGYRFWRVLEAVRWRSERFFAKYNFPLLFLAQFETKADEVMGPLSDFITRNDGPWSVHLHLMDLHDCRSLSRPSHILKRLITWPRWVWLRMKGKTKRRASYDTALMLIDREIGRLIDALRSVERFDDTVIVITGDHGNFYAGSPRKRGNVALRTHFEDIDIPLIMSGCGALPKNIGLVDSMGITATYLDALGITAHESFKGISAFDGGCEAVITESAGSGNADLENRDLYFTVTTHCYRMMLVLIGSQLKILGLFDKRSDPDELLDLSKDPKYAEVISQLRSYLEKERADILAMRDYSQPEQAYSNKFASAR